In Gouania willdenowi chromosome 17, fGouWil2.1, whole genome shotgun sequence, one DNA window encodes the following:
- the LOC114479332 gene encoding zinc finger protein OZF-like isoform X2: protein MASSGGCKDSGSQNKVRPQCLQEDEAQPIQRNKSKEKTSATEKRVQQQSQPGVKPTPHTCDQCGKAFTHNSGLIRHKVVHTGVKEFKCDKCGKAFTSKSNLTKHQQIHFGSKPFSCDECGQSFNQNDNLIRHKVIHTGVKQFECDECEKAFAFKQSLKRHQLVHSGEKPHTCEECGKAFTQKSHLSQHQRIHRELKPYTCEECGKTFRYSGNLGQHVLIHSEIKGYRCEQCGKAFTQIPALMRHMKTHSRTELYRCDHCGKIYSQKVTLTRHLRSHTGHEVCPCDQCDKVFTTYQQLKDHQISHSSERPYKCDTCGKAYKSKLGFRLHQRVHEKDVFRCDECGKTFSSSSLLHSHLCVDGDMEQESSSDPSDTWMVTTHSGSSVGMKNLGLVFQTNFFL, encoded by the exons atggccagttctggaggttgtaag gactctggaagccagaacaaagtgagacCTCAATGCCTTCAGGAGGACGAAGCTCAGCCaatacaaagaaacaaatctaaggaAAAAACTTCAGCCACAGAgaaaagagttcaacagcagagccaaccTGGAGTAAAACCCACAccacatacatgtgaccagtgtggaaaggccTTTACCCATAATTCTGGCTTAATAAGACACAAAGtcgttcatactggagttaaaGAGTTCAAATGTGACAAGTGTGGAAAGGCCTTCACCTCAAAATCAAACCTCACTAAACATCAACAAATCCATTTTGGATCCAAGCCGTTCAGCTGTGATGAGTGTGGACAATCTTTTAACCAGAATGATAACTTAATAAGACACAAAGTCATTCATACTGGAGTTAAACAGTTTGAATGTgatgagtgtgaaaaggcttttgCTTTTAAGCAGAGCCTGAAACGCCATCAGCTTGTTCACAGTGGAGAGAAACCGCACACGTGTGAAGAATGTGGGAAGGCCTTTACTCAGAAGAGCCACTTGTCACAGCATCAGCGTATCCACAGAGAATTGAAACCATACACGTGTGaggaatgtggaaagacttttcgTTATTCTGGAAACCTCGGACAACATGTACTCATTCACAGTGAAATCAAAGGatacagatgtgaacagtgtggaaaggctTTTACACAAATACCAGCGTTGATGAGGCACATGAAGACTCACTCAAGAACAGAGTTGTAtcgctgtgaccactgtgggaaaatatatagcCAGAAAGTGACCCTCACCagacacctgagatctcacactggacatgaagtgtgtccttgtgaccagtgtgacaaagtttttacaacatatcaacagttaaaagatcaccaaatcagccactcatcagaaagaccttacaaatgtgacacatgtggaaaagcTTACAAGAGTAAATTAGGCTTTCGTCTCCACCAACGTGTTCATGAGAAAGATGTTTTCAGATGTGacgagtgtgggaagaccttcagcagtTCATCtcttctccactcacatctctgtgtggatggagacatggagcaggaatcatcttcagatcctaGCGACACATGGATGGTGACGACAcattctggttccagtgttggaatGAAGAACCTGGGCCTGGTTTTTCAAAC gaaTTTCTTTTTGTAA
- the LOC114479332 gene encoding zinc finger protein OZF-like isoform X3, whose amino-acid sequence MHQDSGSQNKVRPQCLQEDEAQPIQRNKSKEKTSATEKRVQQQSQPGVKPTPHTCDQCGKAFTHNSGLIRHKVVHTGVKEFKCDKCGKAFTSKSNLTKHQQIHFGSKPFSCDECGQSFNQNDNLIRHKVIHTGVKQFECDECEKAFAFKQSLKRHQLVHSGEKPHTCEECGKAFTQKSHLSQHQRIHRELKPYTCEECGKTFRYSGNLGQHVLIHSEIKGYRCEQCGKAFTQIPALMRHMKTHSRTELYRCDHCGKIYSQKVTLTRHLRSHTGHEVCPCDQCDKVFTTYQQLKDHQISHSSERPYKCDTCGKAYKSKLGFRLHQRVHEKDVFRCDECGKTFSSSSLLHSHLCVDGDMEQESSSDPSDTWMVTTHSGSSVGMKNLGLVFQTNFFL is encoded by the exons ATGCATCAG gactctggaagccagaacaaagtgagacCTCAATGCCTTCAGGAGGACGAAGCTCAGCCaatacaaagaaacaaatctaaggaAAAAACTTCAGCCACAGAgaaaagagttcaacagcagagccaaccTGGAGTAAAACCCACAccacatacatgtgaccagtgtggaaaggccTTTACCCATAATTCTGGCTTAATAAGACACAAAGtcgttcatactggagttaaaGAGTTCAAATGTGACAAGTGTGGAAAGGCCTTCACCTCAAAATCAAACCTCACTAAACATCAACAAATCCATTTTGGATCCAAGCCGTTCAGCTGTGATGAGTGTGGACAATCTTTTAACCAGAATGATAACTTAATAAGACACAAAGTCATTCATACTGGAGTTAAACAGTTTGAATGTgatgagtgtgaaaaggcttttgCTTTTAAGCAGAGCCTGAAACGCCATCAGCTTGTTCACAGTGGAGAGAAACCGCACACGTGTGAAGAATGTGGGAAGGCCTTTACTCAGAAGAGCCACTTGTCACAGCATCAGCGTATCCACAGAGAATTGAAACCATACACGTGTGaggaatgtggaaagacttttcgTTATTCTGGAAACCTCGGACAACATGTACTCATTCACAGTGAAATCAAAGGatacagatgtgaacagtgtggaaaggctTTTACACAAATACCAGCGTTGATGAGGCACATGAAGACTCACTCAAGAACAGAGTTGTAtcgctgtgaccactgtgggaaaatatatagcCAGAAAGTGACCCTCACCagacacctgagatctcacactggacatgaagtgtgtccttgtgaccagtgtgacaaagtttttacaacatatcaacagttaaaagatcaccaaatcagccactcatcagaaagaccttacaaatgtgacacatgtggaaaagcTTACAAGAGTAAATTAGGCTTTCGTCTCCACCAACGTGTTCATGAGAAAGATGTTTTCAGATGTGacgagtgtgggaagaccttcagcagtTCATCtcttctccactcacatctctgtgtggatggagacatggagcaggaatcatcttcagatcctaGCGACACATGGATGGTGACGACAcattctggttccagtgttggaatGAAGAACCTGGGCCTGGTTTTTCAAAC gaaTTTCTTTTTGTAA